AAAAAAACAAGAAGTAAAATCTTGTAAAATCTTGTAAGATGATCCGGTAAAAAGTGTTACAAAGCTTTCAGTTCTGTCGAAACCTCACCCCGCCGTCGGCCACCCTCTCCTAATTAGGAGAGGGTAAAGACATGTCACGCTGAGAGTTACCCCCTCTCCGGACTAGGAGAGGGGGACAGGGGGTGAGGGTTAAAAACAACAGAAAATAATGTAAAAATTACTTTTTGCCGGTTCATCTTGTAAATCCTGTCTAAAAAGAATCTTTTTATTATCTATCTATTTCCACCTCCCGCACCACCCGTAAGCCCACCTCCTTCGAATCCGAATACCACCAGATGCTTTTGGGCGACTGAGGGTCGGTTACCATCCAGGCGTCATGGTCGGTGCGGTCGCGGGCAGCCGAGCGGAGGTCTTCCGGGCTGCTCGCGTAGGAGCCGCCGCGAACGACATGATCATTTCCCGAAGCGGGGCCTCTGGGATTGACCATGAGGCTTTCTGAGGCATTCTCTTTGTAGGTATCCGGGGAATACCAGTCCAGGCAGAATTCCCGGACATTTCCCAGCATATTGTAAAGGCCCCAGGGATTTGGCTCGTTCGTATAAGGCGGCTGGGTTTCCAGCTCACTGTTGCTCCTGAACCAGGCATATTTACGAACAGAGCTGTCGTCGATACCGAACAGGCGGTTTTTCAGAGACTTACGGGAGAGTTTCCCCATATCGGCGGGAAAAGAGTAAGCGCCCGGTTTTCCGGCACGGCAGGCGTATTCCCATTCCGCCTCGGTGGGAAGACGGTATTTCCTGCCGGTAACTTCCGAAAGCCATTCGCAGTACTTCGCTGCGGCAAACCAGGTCATGGTGAAAGCCGGCCGTGAACCCTTTCCCCACCCCTGGTCGGGAGCGCCGTAAGGCGGGGTCGGGCCGGTAACCGCATCGAACCGTACCGAATCAGCCGATGCGGTCTGTGATCCCTCCGTTTTCTTCCCGGTTGATGTTCGGGAGTAGTAGACATCGAACTCCCGCCAGGATACCTCGGCTTCTCCCATCCAGAAGCGGCTCAGTTTTACCCGGCATGGAGGACCCTCATCGGTACGGCGGCCCTGTTCCGAATCGGGGCTGCCCATGAGGAACGTTCCCCCGGGGATGGCGATCATGTTGAAGGTCACATCGGAGCCGGACATAATCTCACTATAGTTTTCAAATTTACCGGTATCGGGAGGATATATAGGACGCTTGCTTTTTTCCCCTTCAGTCGGAACCTCCATGGCTTCGGTCGGCTTCTCACGGAAATGTCCGACATCGAGATGGCAGTTGATGCAGCGGATTTTGTCACTTGTCCGCATATAGTATTCATGCGCTTTGACGCCCTTCGGGGTCAGGTCGAGGCTGTAAAGGTCAGGATGGCATTCAAGGCAGGAGCTGTCGTAGGTATAGGTGGAGGCGTGCTGCAGAGTTGATTTCGCCTCCCAGTTGATTTTTTTTACATCCTTGAAATAGTAGCTGTACACATCCCGAACACCCAGCCGGGTCTTTTCAGTCAGATAGCTTACTCCTCCGGAAGGAAGATGGCATTCGGCGCAATGCACCACCATCCCTGTCTTATTCTTGTAGTGGGTCGATTTTTTCCAGGAAATCACCGATTGTGGATGAGCATGGCAAAGGAAACAGAACCGATCGGTCGAAGAGTAATGAATCCCGCCGTATCCCAGAAAAGTAATACATATACCGATCCCGATACCGAGAAAGATTTTATAATGCCCGCCAATCCCCCGGATAAATCCGGGAATCCGAAATGCCATGTAGTTTGTTTCCCCTGAAGTTACAATCCCCCCTTAATCCCCCCCTTATTAAGGGGGGAAAGAACCACCTTAAGTCCCCCTTAATAAGGGGGATGCCGCAGGCAGAGGGATATTTTTTTACAGTTCTCTCATCCAGACATTCCTGAATTTCACCGGATGATTGTGGTCCTGCAGGAAAATCGGGCCGCGCGGGGCTTCTGCACTCCGTGGGCCGCCCGGAGTGGAGCCGATCTCCACATTGTCCTGGATGAGCACGCCGTTGTGGAGGATGGTAACCCGCGCCTTTTGGGTAACCTTTTTGGCGGAATCGAATTTCGGCGCATGGAAGATGATGTCGTAGGTCTGCCATATTCCGGAGGGCCTCGAAGCGTTCACGAGGGGCGGATACTGTTTGTAAATCGCCCCGACCATGCCGTCGATATAGGTTTTATTGCCGAAAGAGTCCAGCACCTGCACCTCATAGATTCCCTGGAGGTAAACGCCGCTGTTGCCGCGGTCCTGTCCCTCGCCCTTGGGCGGAAAAGGAGTGGCAAATTCGATGTGAAGCTGCATGTCGCCGAATTCCTTTTTGGTCATGATGCCGCTGCCTTTTTTCACGGTGAATGAGCCATCGCCTGCAGTCCAGGCCGCCGGTTTGCCGTCCGGCTGCACCCATTCGGAAAGGTCCTTGCCGTTAAAGAGCACGACAGCATCCGAAGGGGTCCGTCCCTCAAGGGCGTTCACCACATTGGGTTCCTTGTCCTGTGCAAAAGCCGTCATGCCAGTGGTCAAAACAGCGGTCAAAAGACCCGCCGCGCATGCCGCAGCCATCATCTTCATTTCCTGCCTCCCGGTTATGATGGGTGAAAAAAAACGGTTTGCTGTAAGGTATGAATTTACGTCATTAGGGAGAGTCTGTCCATGATTTTCTACTTCTTTCCAAATGTCGCGCCCGGCCAATCGTCGGTGCGGAACGACGAAGCGGGCAGGCCTTCCTTATTATAGAGATTGCAGACGGGGTTGCTGCTCCAGGCATAGCGCACCGCCGCCGGCTCTGTAACCTTGTCGCTCCAGACAAACACTTCGTTCCCATCGATTTTCGCATCGGCCCAGACGAACTTGCGGTCGGCCCCGGCGATGGCGAACCCCTTGAGCGGCTCGTTGCTGCGTGCAGCAAGCCCGCTCCCGATGCAGTCGAAGCGCAGGCGGATTTTTCCACCCTCCGCCGTCATGGATTTGTAGAGCGGCCCGGAGTAAACGATATCGCGGCCGTATGCTGCCTTAAGCGCGGCCAGGGCGGTCCGTCTTCCGGCCTCCTGCTTATTCTTGTAATGGACATCCTCCGCCACTCCCAGGTCAAGGGTGACCGACAGGCCGGTTTTAGGGAGCGAGAGCGCCATGAGCTGGGCCTCCCGGGTCTCAGCCCAGCCGTTGTCCACCGGCTCCTTGTCCGGGTTGTTTACATTGGCGAGCTGCACCACGATGAACGGCAAATCAGCTTTTTTCCATTGAGCGCGCCAGTCGTTTATCAGGGTTTTGAGCAGCGTCCGGTACATGTAGCCGCGCCCGGAATCGCCCTCCCCCTGATACCAGACCGCGCCTGTGACCGGGAATCGGGTGAGCGGGGCCACCATGGCGTTATAGAGCCAGCCTGGCGCCCAGAGCGACCTGTCGAATCCTTTGGGCGTTGCGGGAATGTCGCCGTAGGACTGTCTCCGGCTCATCTGCACGAAACAGTACTCGAACCAGCCGGACACCGCCTCGTAGTGGAGAAGCATCTCCCCGGGCTTGTCGTCGATGATCTTCTCCCAGCCGCTCAAGAGATACTTCGTCTCCGGGTCGGCGGCAAGCGCCGTGCGGCTCATCCATGTGGGGATGTTCGTGCCGCCCCAGGCGGCCAGCACCAGGCCGATGGGGATATTGAGAGTCTTCTCCAGTTCTCTCCCGAAATAGTAGCCCACTCCCGAAAACTCGCCAACAGAATGGAAGGTGCATTCCTGCCACTGG
This portion of the Candidatus Latescibacter sp. genome encodes:
- a CDS encoding SUMF1/EgtB/PvdO family nonheme iron enzyme; amino-acid sequence: MAFRIPGFIRGIGGHYKIFLGIGIGICITFLGYGGIHYSSTDRFCFLCHAHPQSVISWKKSTHYKNKTGMVVHCAECHLPSGGVSYLTEKTRLGVRDVYSYYFKDVKKINWEAKSTLQHASTYTYDSSCLECHPDLYSLDLTPKGVKAHEYYMRTSDKIRCINCHLDVGHFREKPTEAMEVPTEGEKSKRPIYPPDTGKFENYSEIMSGSDVTFNMIAIPGGTFLMGSPDSEQGRRTDEGPPCRVKLSRFWMGEAEVSWREFDVYYSRTSTGKKTEGSQTASADSVRFDAVTGPTPPYGAPDQGWGKGSRPAFTMTWFAAAKYCEWLSEVTGRKYRLPTEAEWEYACRAGKPGAYSFPADMGKLSRKSLKNRLFGIDDSSVRKYAWFRSNSELETQPPYTNEPNPWGLYNMLGNVREFCLDWYSPDTYKENASESLMVNPRGPASGNDHVVRGGSYASSPEDLRSAARDRTDHDAWMVTDPQSPKSIWWYSDSKEVGLRVVREVEIDR
- a CDS encoding DUF1080 domain-containing protein, which gives rise to MKMMAAACAAGLLTAVLTTGMTAFAQDKEPNVVNALEGRTPSDAVVLFNGKDLSEWVQPDGKPAAWTAGDGSFTVKKGSGIMTKKEFGDMQLHIEFATPFPPKGEGQDRGNSGVYLQGIYEVQVLDSFGNKTYIDGMVGAIYKQYPPLVNASRPSGIWQTYDIIFHAPKFDSAKKVTQKARVTILHNGVLIQDNVEIGSTPGGPRSAEAPRGPIFLQDHNHPVKFRNVWMREL
- a CDS encoding sialate O-acetylesterase; its protein translation is MYSYRQMIIKCLVIFVCTTPLHASVLLPSFLGHHMVIQRNAEYPVWGWADPGEKVTVTFHGQKLSAAAGADSLWKVSLKPMSAGGPYEMTVKGKNAVTLYNILIGDVWVLSGQSNMQWPVKYSANPEAEIAAGNHPKIRLFTVKKTAAADPLADCIGQWQECTFHSVGEFSGVGYYFGRELEKTLNIPIGLVLAAWGGTNIPTWMSRTALAADPETKYLLSGWEKIIDDKPGEMLLHYEAVSGWFEYCFVQMSRRQSYGDIPATPKGFDRSLWAPGWLYNAMVAPLTRFPVTGAVWYQGEGDSGRGYMYRTLLKTLINDWRAQWKKADLPFIVVQLANVNNPDKEPVDNGWAETREAQLMALSLPKTGLSVTLDLGVAEDVHYKNKQEAGRRTALAALKAAYGRDIVYSGPLYKSMTAEGGKIRLRFDCIGSGLAARSNEPLKGFAIAGADRKFVWADAKIDGNEVFVWSDKVTEPAAVRYAWSSNPVCNLYNKEGLPASSFRTDDWPGATFGKK